Sequence from the Fulvivirga ligni genome:
GGAAAAGATGCCATAGAAGCTTTCAAGCAAGATAAGTTCGACCTCATTTTCATGGATATGCAAATGCCAGAAATGAGTGGCGTAGAAGCAGTGCGTAAAATCCGGTCCATCGAAACTGGAGAACGTACTACTATCATTGCCCTTACCGCGGCCACCTCTCAGGAAGAAGCAAATGAATGTCTGCAAGCAGGTATGGATGATTGCCTTCTGAAACCATTTACCCAAAAAGAACTTTACAATACCATAGTTGCGGTTCTTGGAACAGGTGATAAAGCCACCGCAGACGATAATGAGAATTCTGCAGAAACAAAGGGCACCAATTCACTAGACCTCACAGACTTGTATGAGTTGGCCGATGGAGATCCGAACTTTGTAGTGAATATGCTGGAGATATACATCAAAAACTTTTCTGCAGACCTTGAACAGATGGAATCTGCCGTTGCTCAGCAAGACATTAAGAAAGCCGGAAGCAAAGCCCATAAGATGATTCCTCCTACCCGACATCTGGGTTTTCAGGAGCTAGTAACTATCTTAAAAAAGATAGAAACTAAATCTGAAAATGAGGAGAACTTTAATGAGATTCAAAGGTTATTAGAAGAAGTAAAGAGCCTTTATCAGGTAATCTTACCGCACATTAAGAGTGAGATCGCCAAGCAGAAGGAATCTGAACCGTTAGCCTAAAATACCATGGATAGCATTAAGAAAGAAACCAACTCAAAAACAGAAGAATCAGTTCTAACGCAAATTGACACACAAAAAGTAATTAAATTTTTTGTAGTGGATGATGATGAATATTTCAACAAACTGGTGATAAGCTACCTCAGAAAGATAGCTAAAGAGAATGGGTTTCACCCTGAAATCAGCGGCTTTACTGATGGCGCCACCTGTGTTTCTCATATGAGAGAAAATCCGGATTTTGTTATTCTGGATTTCTATTTGGATGAGAACAATGATATTATCCTTACCGGCTATGATGTACTTGAGAAAATCCAGCATCATAATGATAAGATAAACACCATAGTCATGTCTCAGAAGCATGAATGGGAAAACTTCGAAGATGAATTTGTGAAATTTGGAGCCAGCGGTTTCCTTAAAAAAGATGATAATTTCTACAAAAATTTGAAGAGTATGGTCTTG
This genomic interval carries:
- a CDS encoding response regulator, which encodes MDSIKKETNSKTEESVLTQIDTQKVIKFFVVDDDEYFNKLVISYLRKIAKENGFHPEISGFTDGATCVSHMRENPDFVILDFYLDENNDIILTGYDVLEKIQHHNDKINTIVMSQKHEWENFEDEFVKFGASGFLKKDDNFYKNLKSMVLRGNIGIA